A part of Gambusia affinis linkage group LG19, SWU_Gaff_1.0, whole genome shotgun sequence genomic DNA contains:
- the slc5a11 gene encoding sodium/myo-inositol cotransporter 2 isoform X2, with amino-acid sequence MTFKQATGERAPTTIMPPTQKPSFGSSTLVTVDIVVLVVYFLLILAVGFWSMWRTKRSTVDGYFLAGKSMTWWPVGASLFASNIGSGHFIGLAGSGAAAGIGAIAYEWNGIFMVLLLGWLFLPIYISSGVTTMPEYLQKRFGGRRTQLFIAVLSLFIYIFTKISVDMYAGAVFIQLALKWNIYLAVVLLLAVTALYTVAGGLAAVIYTDAAQTAIMLAGALTLMGFSFVEVGGWNALMEGYFTAIPSVRVPNSTCGIPRDDAFHIFRDPVNSDLPWPGVIIGMSVPSMWYWCSDQVIVQRSLAAKTLTHAKGGSLLAAYLKVLPFFAIMLPGLISRILYTDEVACADPDLCKQICGNSVGCSDIAYAKLVMELLPAGLRGLMMAVMIAALMSSLTSIFNSSSTIFTMDLWKSFRSRASEWELMIVGRVFVLVLVAVSVLWIPVVQASQGGQLFIYIQSISTYLQPPVSIIFLLGCFWKRTNEQDDRPGVLKYVHYLYFSMLLSFITLAVVVVISLATEEPSPEQISRLTWFTRFDPVKPKEQEIPEEHRRTESRNGQAVDQRRDSALSVSSPPSQSRFMSAIYWLCGMERRSETDSNTGAPPAPEQIICTLDEKPSLRHLVNANLIICLSVTVFIIGYWA; translated from the exons ATGACCTTCAAACAAGCAACTGGTGAAAGAGCACCGACAACCATCATGCCCCCAACCCAGAAGCCCTCCTTTGGTAGTAGCACCCTGGTCACCGTGGATATTGTGGTCCTGGTTGTCTACTTCCTGCTGATTCTGGCTGTGGGTTTCTGG tccATGTGGAGAACGAAGCGCAGCACAGTGGATGGATACTTCTTAGCTGGCAAGAGTATGACATGGTGGCCC GTTGGTGCCTCACTGTTTGCCAGTAACATTGGCAGTGGACATTTCATCGGTCTGGCCGGgtcaggagctgcagcaggaattGGGGCGATAGCTTACGAATGGAAT ggaatATTTATGGTGTTGCTGCTCGGATGGCTCTTCCTGCCCATTTACATTTCTTCTGGG GTAACAACCATGCCAGAATACTTGCAGAAGCGCTTCGGTGGAAGAAGAACGCAGTTATTTATAGCCGTCCTGTCCctgtttatttacatctttacaaaaatatcG GTGGACATGTATGCAGGTGCTGTGTTCATCCAGCTTGCTTTGAAATGGAATATCTACCTGGCCGTGGTGCTGCTGCTCGCGGTGACTGCCCTGTACACCGTAGCAG GCGGTCTTGCTGCAGTCATCTACACTGACGCAGCTCAAACTGCAATCATGCTGGCCGGAGCTCTCACCCTCATGGGCTTTA GTTTTGTTGAGGTCGGAGGTTGGAATGCGCTGATGGAGGGATATTTCACCGCCATTCCCTCGGTCCGTGTCCCCAACTCGACCTGTGGCATCCCTCGAGATGACGCCTTTCATATATTCAGAGACCCGGTGAACTCTGACCTGCCCTGGCCTGGTGTCATCATCGGCATGTCCGTCCCCTCCATGTGGTATTGGTGTTCTGATCAG GTGATTGTGCAGCGCTCTCTGGCTGCAAAGACTTTGACCCACGCTAAGGGGGGGTCTCTTCTGGCTGCATACCTGAAAGTTCTGCCTTTCTTTGCCATCATGCTCCCTGGGTTGATCAGCAGGATCCTCTACACAG ATGAAGTGGCGTGTGCAGACCCTGACCTGTGTAAACAGATTTGTGGGAACTCAGTGGGCTGTTCAGACATTGCATATGCCAAACTGGTTATGGAGCTTCTCCCTGCAG GACTGCGAGGACTCATGATGGCGGTGATGATTGCTGCTCTCATGTCGTCTCTGACCTCCATCTTCAACAGCTCCAGTACCATTTTCACCATGGATTTATGGAAGAGCTTCAGATCTCGTGCTTCTGAATGGGAGCTCATGATTGTGGGGAG GGTGTTTGTGCTTGTCCTGGTGGCGGTGTCAGTGCTCTGGATTCCTGTCGTCCAGGCCAGTCAGGGTGGCCAGCTCTTCATCTACATCCAGTCCATCAGTACCTACCTGCAGCCCCCTGTAagcatcatcttcctcttgggCTGCTTCTGGAAGAGGACTAATGAGCAA GACGACAGACCCGGCGTGCTGAAATACGTCCATTACCTCTACTTCTCCATGCTGCTGTCCTTCATCACCCTGGCTGTGGTGGTTGTAATCAGCCTGGCTACTGAGGAGCCCAGTCCAGAACAG ATAAGTCGTCTCACTTGGTTCACAAGGTTTGATCCGGTGAAGCCAAAAGAGCAAGAGATCCCAGAGGAACACAGACGGACAGAAAGCAGAAATGGACAAGCCGTCGATCAAAGGAGAG ACTCAGCTTTGTCTGTGTCCAGTCCTCCCAGTCAGTCCAGGTTCATGTCTGCCATCTACTGGTTGTGTGGGATGGAAAGACGAAGTGAAACGGACAGCAACACTGGGGCTCCGCCTGCGCCTGAGCAGATCATCTGTACTCTGGATGAAAAGCCAAGTCTACGGCACCTTGTCAATGCCAACCTCATCATTTGCCTCTCGGTGACAGTCTTCATCATCGGTTACTGGGCTTGA
- the slc5a11 gene encoding sodium/myo-inositol cotransporter 2 isoform X1, whose translation MTFKQATGERAPTTIMPPTQKPSFGSSTLVTVDIVVLVVYFLLILAVGFWSMWRTKRSTVDGYFLAGKSMTWWPVGASLFASNIGSGHFIGLAGSGAAAGIGAIAYEWNGIFMVLLLGWLFLPIYISSGVTTMPEYLQKRFGGRRTQLFIAVLSLFIYIFTKISVDMYAGAVFIQLALKWNIYLAVVLLLAVTALYTVAGGLAAVIYTDAAQTAIMLAGALTLMGFSFVEVGGWNALMEGYFTAIPSVRVPNSTCGIPRDDAFHIFRDPVNSDLPWPGVIIGMSVPSMWYWCSDQVIVQRSLAAKTLTHAKGGSLLAAYLKVLPFFAIMLPGLISRILYTDEVACADPDLCKQICGNSVGCSDIAYAKLVMELLPAGLRGLMMAVMIAALMSSLTSIFNSSSTIFTMDLWKSFRSRASEWELMIVGRVFVLVLVAVSVLWIPVVQASQGGQLFIYIQSISTYLQPPVSIIFLLGCFWKRTNEQGAFWGLVIGLTVGCIRMLLDFIYPAPLCFEQDDRPGVLKYVHYLYFSMLLSFITLAVVVVISLATEEPSPEQISRLTWFTRFDPVKPKEQEIPEEHRRTESRNGQAVDQRRDSALSVSSPPSQSRFMSAIYWLCGMERRSETDSNTGAPPAPEQIICTLDEKPSLRHLVNANLIICLSVTVFIIGYWA comes from the exons ATGACCTTCAAACAAGCAACTGGTGAAAGAGCACCGACAACCATCATGCCCCCAACCCAGAAGCCCTCCTTTGGTAGTAGCACCCTGGTCACCGTGGATATTGTGGTCCTGGTTGTCTACTTCCTGCTGATTCTGGCTGTGGGTTTCTGG tccATGTGGAGAACGAAGCGCAGCACAGTGGATGGATACTTCTTAGCTGGCAAGAGTATGACATGGTGGCCC GTTGGTGCCTCACTGTTTGCCAGTAACATTGGCAGTGGACATTTCATCGGTCTGGCCGGgtcaggagctgcagcaggaattGGGGCGATAGCTTACGAATGGAAT ggaatATTTATGGTGTTGCTGCTCGGATGGCTCTTCCTGCCCATTTACATTTCTTCTGGG GTAACAACCATGCCAGAATACTTGCAGAAGCGCTTCGGTGGAAGAAGAACGCAGTTATTTATAGCCGTCCTGTCCctgtttatttacatctttacaaaaatatcG GTGGACATGTATGCAGGTGCTGTGTTCATCCAGCTTGCTTTGAAATGGAATATCTACCTGGCCGTGGTGCTGCTGCTCGCGGTGACTGCCCTGTACACCGTAGCAG GCGGTCTTGCTGCAGTCATCTACACTGACGCAGCTCAAACTGCAATCATGCTGGCCGGAGCTCTCACCCTCATGGGCTTTA GTTTTGTTGAGGTCGGAGGTTGGAATGCGCTGATGGAGGGATATTTCACCGCCATTCCCTCGGTCCGTGTCCCCAACTCGACCTGTGGCATCCCTCGAGATGACGCCTTTCATATATTCAGAGACCCGGTGAACTCTGACCTGCCCTGGCCTGGTGTCATCATCGGCATGTCCGTCCCCTCCATGTGGTATTGGTGTTCTGATCAG GTGATTGTGCAGCGCTCTCTGGCTGCAAAGACTTTGACCCACGCTAAGGGGGGGTCTCTTCTGGCTGCATACCTGAAAGTTCTGCCTTTCTTTGCCATCATGCTCCCTGGGTTGATCAGCAGGATCCTCTACACAG ATGAAGTGGCGTGTGCAGACCCTGACCTGTGTAAACAGATTTGTGGGAACTCAGTGGGCTGTTCAGACATTGCATATGCCAAACTGGTTATGGAGCTTCTCCCTGCAG GACTGCGAGGACTCATGATGGCGGTGATGATTGCTGCTCTCATGTCGTCTCTGACCTCCATCTTCAACAGCTCCAGTACCATTTTCACCATGGATTTATGGAAGAGCTTCAGATCTCGTGCTTCTGAATGGGAGCTCATGATTGTGGGGAG GGTGTTTGTGCTTGTCCTGGTGGCGGTGTCAGTGCTCTGGATTCCTGTCGTCCAGGCCAGTCAGGGTGGCCAGCTCTTCATCTACATCCAGTCCATCAGTACCTACCTGCAGCCCCCTGTAagcatcatcttcctcttgggCTGCTTCTGGAAGAGGACTAATGAGCAA GGCGCCTTCTGGGGTCTCGTTATTGGTCTCACAGTGGGCTGCATACGCATGTTGTTGGACTTCATCTACCCTGCACCACTGTGCTTTGAACAGGACGACAGACCCGGCGTGCTGAAATACGTCCATTACCTCTACTTCTCCATGCTGCTGTCCTTCATCACCCTGGCTGTGGTGGTTGTAATCAGCCTGGCTACTGAGGAGCCCAGTCCAGAACAG ATAAGTCGTCTCACTTGGTTCACAAGGTTTGATCCGGTGAAGCCAAAAGAGCAAGAGATCCCAGAGGAACACAGACGGACAGAAAGCAGAAATGGACAAGCCGTCGATCAAAGGAGAG ACTCAGCTTTGTCTGTGTCCAGTCCTCCCAGTCAGTCCAGGTTCATGTCTGCCATCTACTGGTTGTGTGGGATGGAAAGACGAAGTGAAACGGACAGCAACACTGGGGCTCCGCCTGCGCCTGAGCAGATCATCTGTACTCTGGATGAAAAGCCAAGTCTACGGCACCTTGTCAATGCCAACCTCATCATTTGCCTCTCGGTGACAGTCTTCATCATCGGTTACTGGGCTTGA
- the arhgap17b gene encoding rho GTPase-activating protein 17b isoform X1: MKKQFNRMKQLANQTVGRAEKTEVLSDDLLQIERRMELVRLVSHNMHKRLVSCLQGQLGTDTEKRHKKLPLTGLSQTMQEGGAQLGDEGLIGKMLELCGETESRLATELMQHELQIEKDILDPLNQLAEVEIPNILKQRKQLARLVLDYDSAKTRWYQATKSNNQAMAAKVDSLKDEMDEALNKVEICKDQLSADMYNFASKEGDYARYYIMLLEAQAEYHRKSLSALETALPTIQIQQDTCIEKPAFGTALEEHLKKSNREIALPLEACVMMLLETGMREEGLFRIAAGASKLKKLKAALDCSTSQLEEFYSDPHAVAGALKSYLRELPEPLMTFSMYDEWIQASNISDPDKRLQALWVICDNLPKAHKANFRYLVKFLAKLAQESEVNKMTPSNIAIVLGPNLLWAKTEGTLAEMAAATSVHVGAIIEPIIQHADWFFPGEVEFNVSGMFSMPSHPPTPDLEPGLDRKRPGSTGHEGDAHTPRKDSPVNKHPEPAPRRIGTVNRKQTQLTSPTFQPSLPPLEAEGSSQSELQSPQVQSPGPEAQQPGLNTAAAAAGGDGGGEAHGGGVQAASVQPQDVRQPSTEDSSQPREPLSTPPQQRNGSPHLTVGTPHSQGGSRGPSPHMVRRGTKKQAPAPPKQPSLYASQSSSPHPPGSPSHPPLTARRHSSKDFIQAPNHPPPQPPQAHQPAQGDPSPPTTPTPPDTPPPYATGSLPRPSRPAPKPRVRPSMPPPPQPVSNDNGNGICSSASKIITDGNLIVKGITRAFVPQVIKEQEAKGSAGQEPTSTLHPTPQIKAESTAL; this comes from the exons ATGAAGAAGCAGTTCAATCGCATGAAGCAGCTGGCCAACCAGACTGTTGGAAG AGCTGAAAAAACAGAAGTCCTGAGTGATGACCTCCTTCAG ATCGAGAGGCGGATGGAATTGGTGCGCTTGGTGTCGCACAACATGCACAAGAGGCTGGTGTCCTGTCTGCAGGGTCAACTTGGCACCGACACAGAGAAAAGACAT AAAAAGCTGCCGTTGACGGGGTTGTCACAGACCATGCAGGAAGGCGGAGCTCAGCTAGGAGACGAGGGCCTGATTGG cAAGATGTTGGAGTTGTGCGGGGAGACCGAGAGCCGGTTAGCCACCGAACTTATGCAGCATGAATTGCAGATCGAAAAAGATATCCTGGATCCTCTCAACCAGCTGgcagag GTGGAGATTCCTAACATACTGAAACAGAGGAAGCAACTTGCCAGGCTAGTTCTGGATTACGATTCGGCCAAGACGAG GTGGTATCAGGCAACAAAGTCCAACAACCAGGCCATGGCAGCTAAAGTAGACTCACTCAAGGATGAGATGGATGAGGCTCTCAATAAAGTAGAAATATGCAAG GACCAGCTGTCTGCAGACATGTACAACTTTGCCTCAAAAGAGGGAGACTATGCACGCTATTATATCATG TTATTAGAGGCCCAGGCcgagtatcacaggaagtctcTGTCAGCTCTGGAAACGGCTCTTCCTACCATCCAAATACAGCAAG ATACATGCATTGAGAAGCCAGCGTTTGGCACGGCGTTGGAGGAACACCTGAAGAAGAGCAATCGAGAGATCGCTCTACCCTTAGAGGCCTGCGTCATGATGCTGCTGGAGACCGGCATGAGGGAAGAG GGACTCTTTCGGATTGCTGCTGGAGcttcaaaacttaaaaagctGAAAGCAGCACTGGACTGCTCCACTTCGCAACTTGAGGAGTTCTACTCAGATCCACATGCAGTCGCTG GAGCTCTGAAGTCTTACCTCAGGGAACTACCTGAGCCTCTAATGACGTTTAGCATGTATGATGAGTGGATACAGGCCTCCAA caTTTCTGACCCCGACAAAAGGCTTCAGGCTCTCTGGGTGATATGTGACAATTTGCCAAAGGCTCACAAAGCTAACTTTAG GTATTTGGTGAAGTTCCTGGCTAAACTGGCTCAAGAAAGTGAGGTCAATAAAATGACTCCCAGTAACATCGCCATTGTCTTGGGGCCCAACCTGCTGTGGGCAAAAACAGAGGG GACGCTGGCAGAGATGGCAGCAGCTACGTCTGTCCATGTTGGGGCCATCATAGAACCCATCATCCAACATGCTGATTGGTTCTTTCCTGGAG AGGTGGAGTTCAATGTTTCAGGCATGTTCTCCATGCCCAGCCACCCGCCGACCCCAGACCTGGAGCCTGGGCTGGACAGGAAGCGCCCCGGCAGCACCGGGCATGAAGGGGATGCTCACACGCCCCGTAAAGACAG CCCTGTTAACAAACATCCGGAGCCCGCTCCACGCAGAATCGGCACTGTAAATAGAAAGCAGACACAACTAACCTCACCCACCTTCCAACCCTCACTGCCTCCTCTGGAAGCTGAGGGTTCCTCCCAGTCCGAGCTGCAGTCCCCCCAGGTTCAGTCGCCAGGTCCAGAGGCTCAGCAGCCGGGTCTGAacaccgctgctgctgctgctggtggtgatGGAGGCGGTGAGGCTCATGGGGGTGGGGTCCAGGCAGCCTCAGTGCAGCCTCAGGATGTAAGGCAGCCCAGCACAGAGGACAGCAG CCAACCCCGGGAACCCTTGTCCACCCCTCCTCAGCAGAGGAATGGTTCACCCCATCTTACAGTCGGGACCCCACATTCTCAGGGTGGGTCAAGAGGGCCGAGCCCACATATGGTCCGCAGAG GCACCAAAAAGCAGGCACCAGCTCCGCCCAAGCAGCCCAGCCTGTACGCCTCTCAGTCCAGCAGCCCCCATCCTCCAGGCTCTCCCAGTCACCCACCCCTCACAGCCCGTCGTCACTCCAGCAAAGATTTCATCCAAGCCCCAAACCACCCACCGCCACAGCCTCCTCAAGCCCACCAGCCAGCCCAAGGAGACCCCTCGCCCCCGACAACTCCCACTCCGCCTGATACTCCGCCACCGTACGCCACTGGATCTCTGCCCCGCCCCTCCAGGCCCGCCCCAAAGCCAAGAGTGCGACCCAGCATGCCGCCGCCACCACAGCCCGTATCTAATGACAACGGTAATGGCATCTGCAGCTCTGCATCCAAGATCATAACAG atggAAACCTGATTGTGAAGGGGATCACAAGAGCTTTTGTCCCTCAGGTGATCAAGGAGCAAGAAGCGAAGGGCTCTGCTGGTCAAGAGCCCACCTCCACCCTGCACCCAACCCCCCAAATCAAGGCAGAGAGCACTGCTCTGTAG
- the arhgap17b gene encoding rho GTPase-activating protein 17b isoform X3 — MKKQFNRMKQLANQTVGRAEKTEVLSDDLLQIERRMELVRLVSHNMHKRLVSCLQGQLGTDTEKRHKKLPLTGLSQTMQEGGAQLGDEGLIGKMLELCGETESRLATELMQHELQIEKDILDPLNQLAEVEIPNILKQRKQLARLVLDYDSAKTRWYQATKSNNQAMAAKVDSLKDEMDEALNKVEICKDQLSADMYNFASKEGDYARYYIMLLEAQAEYHRKSLSALETALPTIQIQQDTCIEKPAFGTALEEHLKKSNREIALPLEACVMMLLETGMREEGLFRIAAGASKLKKLKAALDCSTSQLEEFYSDPHAVAGALKSYLRELPEPLMTFSMYDEWIQASNISDPDKRLQALWVICDNLPKAHKANFRYLVKFLAKLAQESEVNKMTPSNIAIVLGPNLLWAKTEGTLAEMAAATSVHVGAIIEPIIQHADWFFPGEVEFNVSGMFSMPSHPPTPDLEPGLDRKRPGSTGHEGDAHTPRKDSQPREPLSTPPQQRNGSPHLTVGTPHSQGGSRGPSPHMVRRGTKKQAPAPPKQPSLYASQSSSPHPPGSPSHPPLTARRHSSKDFIQAPNHPPPQPPQAHQPAQGDPSPPTTPTPPDTPPPYATGSLPRPSRPAPKPRVRPSMPPPPQPVSNDNGNGICSSASKIITDGNLIVKGITRAFVPQVIKEQEAKGSAGQEPTSTLHPTPQIKAESTAL, encoded by the exons ATGAAGAAGCAGTTCAATCGCATGAAGCAGCTGGCCAACCAGACTGTTGGAAG AGCTGAAAAAACAGAAGTCCTGAGTGATGACCTCCTTCAG ATCGAGAGGCGGATGGAATTGGTGCGCTTGGTGTCGCACAACATGCACAAGAGGCTGGTGTCCTGTCTGCAGGGTCAACTTGGCACCGACACAGAGAAAAGACAT AAAAAGCTGCCGTTGACGGGGTTGTCACAGACCATGCAGGAAGGCGGAGCTCAGCTAGGAGACGAGGGCCTGATTGG cAAGATGTTGGAGTTGTGCGGGGAGACCGAGAGCCGGTTAGCCACCGAACTTATGCAGCATGAATTGCAGATCGAAAAAGATATCCTGGATCCTCTCAACCAGCTGgcagag GTGGAGATTCCTAACATACTGAAACAGAGGAAGCAACTTGCCAGGCTAGTTCTGGATTACGATTCGGCCAAGACGAG GTGGTATCAGGCAACAAAGTCCAACAACCAGGCCATGGCAGCTAAAGTAGACTCACTCAAGGATGAGATGGATGAGGCTCTCAATAAAGTAGAAATATGCAAG GACCAGCTGTCTGCAGACATGTACAACTTTGCCTCAAAAGAGGGAGACTATGCACGCTATTATATCATG TTATTAGAGGCCCAGGCcgagtatcacaggaagtctcTGTCAGCTCTGGAAACGGCTCTTCCTACCATCCAAATACAGCAAG ATACATGCATTGAGAAGCCAGCGTTTGGCACGGCGTTGGAGGAACACCTGAAGAAGAGCAATCGAGAGATCGCTCTACCCTTAGAGGCCTGCGTCATGATGCTGCTGGAGACCGGCATGAGGGAAGAG GGACTCTTTCGGATTGCTGCTGGAGcttcaaaacttaaaaagctGAAAGCAGCACTGGACTGCTCCACTTCGCAACTTGAGGAGTTCTACTCAGATCCACATGCAGTCGCTG GAGCTCTGAAGTCTTACCTCAGGGAACTACCTGAGCCTCTAATGACGTTTAGCATGTATGATGAGTGGATACAGGCCTCCAA caTTTCTGACCCCGACAAAAGGCTTCAGGCTCTCTGGGTGATATGTGACAATTTGCCAAAGGCTCACAAAGCTAACTTTAG GTATTTGGTGAAGTTCCTGGCTAAACTGGCTCAAGAAAGTGAGGTCAATAAAATGACTCCCAGTAACATCGCCATTGTCTTGGGGCCCAACCTGCTGTGGGCAAAAACAGAGGG GACGCTGGCAGAGATGGCAGCAGCTACGTCTGTCCATGTTGGGGCCATCATAGAACCCATCATCCAACATGCTGATTGGTTCTTTCCTGGAG AGGTGGAGTTCAATGTTTCAGGCATGTTCTCCATGCCCAGCCACCCGCCGACCCCAGACCTGGAGCCTGGGCTGGACAGGAAGCGCCCCGGCAGCACCGGGCATGAAGGGGATGCTCACACGCCCCGTAAAGACAG CCAACCCCGGGAACCCTTGTCCACCCCTCCTCAGCAGAGGAATGGTTCACCCCATCTTACAGTCGGGACCCCACATTCTCAGGGTGGGTCAAGAGGGCCGAGCCCACATATGGTCCGCAGAG GCACCAAAAAGCAGGCACCAGCTCCGCCCAAGCAGCCCAGCCTGTACGCCTCTCAGTCCAGCAGCCCCCATCCTCCAGGCTCTCCCAGTCACCCACCCCTCACAGCCCGTCGTCACTCCAGCAAAGATTTCATCCAAGCCCCAAACCACCCACCGCCACAGCCTCCTCAAGCCCACCAGCCAGCCCAAGGAGACCCCTCGCCCCCGACAACTCCCACTCCGCCTGATACTCCGCCACCGTACGCCACTGGATCTCTGCCCCGCCCCTCCAGGCCCGCCCCAAAGCCAAGAGTGCGACCCAGCATGCCGCCGCCACCACAGCCCGTATCTAATGACAACGGTAATGGCATCTGCAGCTCTGCATCCAAGATCATAACAG atggAAACCTGATTGTGAAGGGGATCACAAGAGCTTTTGTCCCTCAGGTGATCAAGGAGCAAGAAGCGAAGGGCTCTGCTGGTCAAGAGCCCACCTCCACCCTGCACCCAACCCCCCAAATCAAGGCAGAGAGCACTGCTCTGTAG
- the arhgap17b gene encoding rho GTPase-activating protein 17b isoform X2, whose product MKKQFNRMKQLANQTVGRAEKTEVLSDDLLQIERRMELVRLVSHNMHKRLVSCLQGQLGTDTEKRHKKLPLTGLSQTMQEGGAQLGDEGLIGKMLELCGETESRLATELMQHELQIEKDILDPLNQLAEVEIPNILKQRKQLARLVLDYDSAKTRWYQATKSNNQAMAAKVDSLKDEMDEALNKVEICKDQLSADMYNFASKEGDYARYYIMLLEAQAEYHRKSLSALETALPTIQIQQDTCIEKPAFGTALEEHLKKSNREIALPLEACVMMLLETGMREEGLFRIAAGASKLKKLKAALDCSTSQLEEFYSDPHAVAGALKSYLRELPEPLMTFSMYDEWIQASNISDPDKRLQALWVICDNLPKAHKANFRYLVKFLAKLAQESEVNKMTPSNIAIVLGPNLLWAKTEGTLAEMAAATSVHVGAIIEPIIQHADWFFPGEVEFNVSGMFSMPSHPPTPDLEPGLDRKRPGSTGHEGDAHTPRKDSPVNKHPEPAPRRIGTVNRKQTQLTSPTFQPSLPPLEAEGSSQSELQSPQVQSPGPEAQQPGLNTAAAAAGGDGGGEAHGGGVQAASVQPQDVRQPSTEDSSQPREPLSTPPQQRNGSPHLTVGTPHSQGGSRGPSPHMVRRGTKKQAPAPPKQPSLYASQSSSPHPPGSPSHPPLTARRHSSKDFIQAPNHPPPQPPQAHQPAQGDPSPPTTPTPPDTPPPYATGSLPRPSRPAPKPRVRPSMPPPPQPVSNDNGNGICSSASKIITDV is encoded by the exons ATGAAGAAGCAGTTCAATCGCATGAAGCAGCTGGCCAACCAGACTGTTGGAAG AGCTGAAAAAACAGAAGTCCTGAGTGATGACCTCCTTCAG ATCGAGAGGCGGATGGAATTGGTGCGCTTGGTGTCGCACAACATGCACAAGAGGCTGGTGTCCTGTCTGCAGGGTCAACTTGGCACCGACACAGAGAAAAGACAT AAAAAGCTGCCGTTGACGGGGTTGTCACAGACCATGCAGGAAGGCGGAGCTCAGCTAGGAGACGAGGGCCTGATTGG cAAGATGTTGGAGTTGTGCGGGGAGACCGAGAGCCGGTTAGCCACCGAACTTATGCAGCATGAATTGCAGATCGAAAAAGATATCCTGGATCCTCTCAACCAGCTGgcagag GTGGAGATTCCTAACATACTGAAACAGAGGAAGCAACTTGCCAGGCTAGTTCTGGATTACGATTCGGCCAAGACGAG GTGGTATCAGGCAACAAAGTCCAACAACCAGGCCATGGCAGCTAAAGTAGACTCACTCAAGGATGAGATGGATGAGGCTCTCAATAAAGTAGAAATATGCAAG GACCAGCTGTCTGCAGACATGTACAACTTTGCCTCAAAAGAGGGAGACTATGCACGCTATTATATCATG TTATTAGAGGCCCAGGCcgagtatcacaggaagtctcTGTCAGCTCTGGAAACGGCTCTTCCTACCATCCAAATACAGCAAG ATACATGCATTGAGAAGCCAGCGTTTGGCACGGCGTTGGAGGAACACCTGAAGAAGAGCAATCGAGAGATCGCTCTACCCTTAGAGGCCTGCGTCATGATGCTGCTGGAGACCGGCATGAGGGAAGAG GGACTCTTTCGGATTGCTGCTGGAGcttcaaaacttaaaaagctGAAAGCAGCACTGGACTGCTCCACTTCGCAACTTGAGGAGTTCTACTCAGATCCACATGCAGTCGCTG GAGCTCTGAAGTCTTACCTCAGGGAACTACCTGAGCCTCTAATGACGTTTAGCATGTATGATGAGTGGATACAGGCCTCCAA caTTTCTGACCCCGACAAAAGGCTTCAGGCTCTCTGGGTGATATGTGACAATTTGCCAAAGGCTCACAAAGCTAACTTTAG GTATTTGGTGAAGTTCCTGGCTAAACTGGCTCAAGAAAGTGAGGTCAATAAAATGACTCCCAGTAACATCGCCATTGTCTTGGGGCCCAACCTGCTGTGGGCAAAAACAGAGGG GACGCTGGCAGAGATGGCAGCAGCTACGTCTGTCCATGTTGGGGCCATCATAGAACCCATCATCCAACATGCTGATTGGTTCTTTCCTGGAG AGGTGGAGTTCAATGTTTCAGGCATGTTCTCCATGCCCAGCCACCCGCCGACCCCAGACCTGGAGCCTGGGCTGGACAGGAAGCGCCCCGGCAGCACCGGGCATGAAGGGGATGCTCACACGCCCCGTAAAGACAG CCCTGTTAACAAACATCCGGAGCCCGCTCCACGCAGAATCGGCACTGTAAATAGAAAGCAGACACAACTAACCTCACCCACCTTCCAACCCTCACTGCCTCCTCTGGAAGCTGAGGGTTCCTCCCAGTCCGAGCTGCAGTCCCCCCAGGTTCAGTCGCCAGGTCCAGAGGCTCAGCAGCCGGGTCTGAacaccgctgctgctgctgctggtggtgatGGAGGCGGTGAGGCTCATGGGGGTGGGGTCCAGGCAGCCTCAGTGCAGCCTCAGGATGTAAGGCAGCCCAGCACAGAGGACAGCAG CCAACCCCGGGAACCCTTGTCCACCCCTCCTCAGCAGAGGAATGGTTCACCCCATCTTACAGTCGGGACCCCACATTCTCAGGGTGGGTCAAGAGGGCCGAGCCCACATATGGTCCGCAGAG GCACCAAAAAGCAGGCACCAGCTCCGCCCAAGCAGCCCAGCCTGTACGCCTCTCAGTCCAGCAGCCCCCATCCTCCAGGCTCTCCCAGTCACCCACCCCTCACAGCCCGTCGTCACTCCAGCAAAGATTTCATCCAAGCCCCAAACCACCCACCGCCACAGCCTCCTCAAGCCCACCAGCCAGCCCAAGGAGACCCCTCGCCCCCGACAACTCCCACTCCGCCTGATACTCCGCCACCGTACGCCACTGGATCTCTGCCCCGCCCCTCCAGGCCCGCCCCAAAGCCAAGAGTGCGACCCAGCATGCCGCCGCCACCACAGCCCGTATCTAATGACAACGGTAATGGCATCTGCAGCTCTGCATCCAAGATCATAACAG ATGTCTGA